Proteins from a single region of Xenopus laevis strain J_2021 chromosome 9_10S, Xenopus_laevis_v10.1, whole genome shotgun sequence:
- the psmb3.S gene encoding proteasome subunit beta 3 S homeolog yields MSIMSYNGGAIMAMKGKDCVAIAADRRFGVQAQMVTTDFQKIFPMGERLYIGLAGLATDVQTVAQRLKFRLNLYELKEGRQIKPKTFMSMVANLLYERRFGPYYIEPVIAGLDPKTFQPFICSLDLIGCPMETEDFVVSGTCSEQMYGMCESLWEPDMEPEDLFETISQAMLNAVDRDAVSGMGVVVHVIEKDKITTRTLKARMD; encoded by the exons ATG TCGATTATGTCGTATAATGGTGGGGCCATCATGGCCATGAAAGGGAAAGACTGTGTGGCCATTGCTGCAGACCGACGTTTCGGGGTACAGGCACAGATGGTAACCACCGACTTTCAGAAGATCTTCCCTATGGGGGAGCGCTTGTACATTGGATTGGCTGGCCTGGCTACAGATGTTCAGACTGT GGCCCAGCGCTTGAAGTTCCGACTCAACCTCTATGAGCTGAAGGAAGGACGTCAGATTAAGCCCAAGACCTTCATGAGCATGGTGGCTAATCTCTTGTATGAGAGAAG GTTTGGCCCTTACTACATAGAACCTGTAATTGCCGGCTTGGACCCCAAAACCTTTCAGCCTTTCATTTGTTCTCTGGATCTGATTGGATGCCCCATGGAGACTGAAGACTTTGTGGTGAGCGGAACGTGCTCGGAGCAGATGTATGGAATGTGTGAGTCCTTGTGGGAACCAGATATG GAGCCAGAAGACTTGTTTGAAACAATCTCTCAAGCCATGCTCAACGCAGTGGATAGAGACGCAGTGTCGGGTATGGGAGTGGTCGTACATGTGAT AGAGAAAGATAAAATAACCACACGGACACTAAAGGCTCGTATGGACTAA